TGTTCCAAGATGAGCAGGAAAGCGTTTGATGGCCACGTCTTGTTGGTCCAACAGCCAGGGATAGGACTGCAAGGTTGGCAGAGCCTGTGGGTTGTAATCTGTATAAAAGGCACCTATCCCTGACTCCATGTCCAAGATCTGTTTGTTTCCTTGAAGACCCTGTGATGCTAAGCAAGCTGCTTCCAGTCCATGCTTGGCAGCATTGCCAACGTGGAGGGGCTTCGTTTGGGTTGCTGCGTTAGCCAGTGGGGCACCTGCATAGGAGGCAGCAATAGCCAAGGCGTTTTTACATTTCAGCTGGTCGAGAGCTAGCAGTTTAGCACAAGCTGCGGCACTCCCCATCGTACCAACCACAGTTGGTGGGTGAAACCTGAGAAAACAAAATCTCTTCATTACATTATTTCAAAAAGTCATCTGAATTCACTATATACACAAGTTCAAATTTCCTTTCACTGCTCTGGAGGATGGATTGGACCTTAAAGAAACATACATGCAGAATTCACATGTGGTCTTCCCCAGGAACAAGTTAAACTGGAGTAGTACCACTTAGAGCAAGGTCTTCCCCAGAAAGCAGTTGAAACATTAGACGTGCTCATAGTTCAAGGCATGCTGAACAGAATAATGGCAAAAAGCATCACAGTTTATAGTCATCTATAAATTATCTGTAAATAATTTATAGTCATCTATAAGTTATACATATTGGAGGAGGCAAGTTTTATTATTCTGAACTAGTTTTGCAAAACTGGTAGAaggaacacacagaaaaatagaagACATCTAGTCCCTCGCACACTTCAAGGCTTTCGCCTAAGCACAGCCCATCTTGGGCTCTGCTCTGAGGCTAGCAGCGGTACTCCTTTCTGCTGAGAGCAAAGCACTGTTTGCAAGTGAGGCATGATCGTATGTATCCAGGAGAGCCTGAGACCTCTGCTCTTAAACATTgcccttctgctgctgtttttaattaTTAGGGAGATCATCACTTCCTTGTAAACTGATCGATGCTCTCAAAAAGAGATCTATCAGCTAAGCTGTAAGGAGTCATGTTAAGTGCATTTATGTTAAGATGAACCTTTCCTAAATTTCCAGACAAATGATATAGGAAATATGATTAACTGTGCCATTTGTATTTTAACTGGCATTTAAAAGTATActaacaccaagaaaaaaatccttcctctcAAAGCGTTTCTATGTACCTTTTTGGAATATTCCTGGCTTCGCTGGAGAAGCGCAGCAGCCTGCCTTGCACTTCAATTCCCACATTGAAAGCTAAGAGCAGATCGagacctgagatttttttcttctgaggaaaGGCCTCTGAGAGTGCAATCACGGCAGGGAGCACAGCCCCGGATGGGTGTGTGGCTGGATGCCATGTGTCGTCAAAATCCATTGAGTGCACCTAATAGAAAGAGAAGCCTTGACTTGtcatcagaaataaaatctgactAGGCAAGATTGGTTCAGTCAAATGAAACCACGGTAACTGGTATAAAAAAGGACTGAAGAACTAGattttccttagaaaacaaaacttgaaaattctttcttttaagaccttgtcatggtttaaccccagccagcaactaagcgctacacagccactcactcagttcccacccatccagtgggatggaggagagaatcaggaaaaaaaggtaaaatttgtgccttgagataaggacagtttagtaggacagaaaggaagaaaataatgatgatgatgatgatgatgataataataataatatgatcataataataaaaaataattggaatatacaaaacaagtgatgcacaatgcaattgctcaccacttgcagatcgatgcccagttagttcccaagcagccatCCCCTCCTAGGTCAActgccccagtttatatactgggcatgacatcacacgctatggaatacccctttggccagttggggtcagctgccctggctgtgtcctgtgccaacttcttgtgcccctccagctttctcgctggctgggcttgagaagctgaaaaatccttgactttaggctaaacgctacttagcaacaactgaaaacatcagtgtgttatcactgttattcttctcatactgaatcccaaacatggcactataccagctactaggaagacaattaactctatcccagccaaaaccaggacagacctTTACTCCCAACATCGCTTGGTGAGAAGTGGCAGCGCAATACAAATCTTGCCTCAGAGGAGTTTAATTCTAATTGAAGTTGCACCAGTCCAGAACCCGTATGACAATGTATCTTATTTCATACAATAGGTTTTTGCTGCTTTAATTAGACTGGTATAATTAAAGCAGCAGTTCTAGGTCCATGGTGTGAGTGGTGAATCTTCGCTTCCCCAAAACAGTATATAAACACAATGAAATTACTTTCCCAGTGCTGCGACTGATGCTGCCGTTAGGGCTCACACCATTAAAGCTGTAGCAGAGGCTAACATACAGCTAACTGAAAGTTGTAGCAGCACTTCTCTGGTGCAGCCATCCACAGGCAACAGGCACAAGCCTACAAATGTAGATCAGACTTTAGCCTGAATTTTCAGCACGTCAAAACAAGACCTGTCACGTGAGGAACCTGATTTCCTGGGGTTGCTGGAAGTAGGAGAAAGCTACAGTCTTAAAACTGGGATGAGCTGCTTAGCCCTTGAGAGTATCCAGAGAGGTGCCTCCTCTTTCCCATGCCCAGAGCCCAGCTGCTCGGGAAGATTTGGGGCATTCCCAGCATGGCATACGGCTGCTGTTCTGGTAGCAAACTGCTCCCAGCAGTGCACTCGGTGTTTGCAATGTACTGCTTGTCAGAAAACTCCCAAAGTTTTGAGAACCCCCAAGGActtgggagcatcagggacagcATTTCTAGTAACATAAGAATGCCTTAAAAGCTGAACTTTCACGCCTATTCACCTGTGCCTTACTTCACAGCAAACTGGGAAGGTGGTCAGGCTCCCCAGTGCTCAGGTCTTGCCCCATAATACTGGGGATATGCACTTCTGAGGAGTGCGTTTCTGaacagacagaagaaaacacagtcCCTGCCTGGAAAAACTCCGATGCCAGTGCAGAATAAGGAAAGTTGCACCTAATACCCAGTAAGCTGTGTTCCTGACGTCTTCAATAAGCGCTTAGAATTGACCTGTGACCGGGATGTAATCTGAAATGATCATATACATGCTAACAGCCAGATTTGAATATCACACGGGCTGCTAGGAGCTAAGGGGGTACCAGATCTCATTTCCAAGGTAATTTTCTTTACATTGGAAATGAGGTGTCAAATTGGACCTCTGATCTTGTTGTCACACTAATTTAGATAGGCTTAATATTACCATTTCCTTGGTTGGTCACCTTCCCTGGTTTTGCATAATTGCCTAATTTGTCTACCCCACCTCTTGTGCATATTTTGATTCCAAATGGTTTCATCCTCAATCTGAATTCAGACAAATGTCTGGGgaatcagttattgctttaaTGACGAAGTATGTGTCCAAAATATATAATTGGCTTTTGCAAGCTGCGTAACTGAAGATTAAATTGCCTTGTGATattatatgtgtgtatgtatatgtgcatctgtctgtatttgtgtttttctgtaactATACTTTGCCAGTTGGCATGAAATTTGGATCCTGGTGAAATCAGTGAGAGCTAGAGTAACTCTTTGTAATGAGGCTGTAGCATGGTTGTGACAAACTGCAGAGTTCTGAGCTTTGAAAACAGCCCCAAGTCCCACATTAAAGGTAAGGGATGCTGTTGGGTTCGATCAGATATATATTATACTTTGAACTTGGTCTCATTGGAAGAAAGTTGAAGCACATTAGAAAAACAGCCTAGGAGAGTTTCGTAGTAGGCTTCAGGCAGAAGAATAAAGTGAACTAAGATTTTAGGAGCATTCTGTTCTCTCTAGAGCAAGAATGGCATCAATTGGTGTGATTTAAGAGCAAATAAAAGAGCATCAATTAGCGTGATTTAAGAGCAAATAAAAGAGCATCACTTACAGCCACTCCATTCACAAAAGCTGCATACAGAGGAGGCAGTCGGAAATCCAAGTGGCCCCAGATGGTACTGGATATATCTGAGCTGTAGATCTGAAACAAATTGACGTAAATTAATTCAAAGTCCTGAAACCTGAAGGGTAAATGTGCCCCGTACCTCTGATGTAACCGAGATCAGACCATACCCTCTTGGGACCCAACTCCTCCCTTTCATGAGAAAAATATTGTTCTATCAGAAAGTATGAAAAGAAACTCTGTTTCCTGTTGGTTTATGTCAAGGGCTCTTTCCACAGAAACAGACCTCAGGGGGCAGACCACCAGCCTCCGCCTGGCCATTCAATCCCTTCACACAACCTCTGGCCACTGACGTCCCTTCTCACTGCCCATCGGCAGTTCTCTCAGGACTGTCATCATCTTGTTGGGGAATATCTCCAGTTAAAGATTTTCTACGTTTTAGCAAGACCGTGGGTAAATGATATATGGCCTACTGATGCTGGTATCCCCATGCTGTAAAGGgctctgctcttttccttttgctgtgcagATCTCTTAGCCAATGAAGAGATCTTTATGGAATTAAATAAAAGGGCTTAGAATACCACGGTTTGGGAAGAGGGGATCTCTGTGTGAAGAGACTTATTGGCCTACAGAGCTCTGGAGCCTGAGTCCCACTAGCCAGGTCTGACTGATAAAACAGTGGGCTAAACTCCTCCTCATTGATGCTCTCCTGTGTTGGGAAGGCTTCTCCTCAAGGTCAAGTAGTCCTCTAGTTTAAGGAGAGCAAGACCAGAGGAGAAACAAGACCAATGTACCTCAGACAACAGTTATGTTTTATGGACTGGAAGTAACCCACTACTAACTCTCCATCCCTTTAACAATCCCTTATTTTGGGAAGTCCAGTGTTAAGTGGTTTTCTTTGCTGATGTTTTTAATAAGATCTCCTaggtgaaagaaaggaagagattcTTAATTAACTGTGTTTGTGGTGATGTGTCTGAGCGTACAGTGTTACACAGACTTTTGCTCATCCAGATTTAAAAGTAACTTGAGCAATGAGGTTTCCCCATCTCCAGTGGAAGAACACCGTGTCTCTCTTTCCATCCCCAAAAGAATTTTACCATGATGAAGTTTCCCCTTATAGCCCAAATGTTCCTATGTTTTTCTTATAGCTAAACCTTAGGGTTTATTAATGCCAGACATCTTACTTTGCTGTACTGTGTCACTTTGTGGCAGACCTCGGTGCTGGTACCCAGAAGTCCCACTCCAAGAGTATCCAGAATCATTCGCTTGCTTCTCTGAATGACTTGGTCTGTCAAGTGGTTTGCATTCAAACCATGAATCACATTGGCAAAATTTCCTGTAATtgtctgaggggggggggggagggggggggggaagaagaagttatttctcttcatttaaataaaacacattttttttcctttcttctttttctttgctttcagttttggGCTACTGCTTAGCACGCTGGCCATTCCTGTTGCCCTGCCCTTGCTTACATGAATTGCATCAGCAAAACTAAAGTTTgacttcttcccctttttttccccagaaatgccACGgtgttatttatattttatttatactttcatCAGTGTCCTTGTctgttctgtatttctgctgcttcatccctgACTTGAGTCCTTGAGGGTAAGCACTGCAGGTAATGTAACTTTGCAAGATATCTATACCatctatatctatatacacacacatatataaaacaaatagaagcaaaaaaaatctggctttccATAGCACCTTCTTATTgctattgaaatcaatgggaaagtGGCATTTCAATCCAGTGCAGCCACTACCACACAAGGAGGCAAGATGTAATCTCCCTGAGTAGCAGAATTACTATCCCAAGTCTTGCTGAGCTTGAAGCTCAGTGGGAGATGGGACTTGGCAGCCCTACTTTGTACCTGCCACTCCTGGCTCCCAGCTCCCATTGAATTCACGCTTAGCTGGACTCCCAGCTTTTCTCTGAGACACATTCTCACCTCTTTGAAAAGCAGTGGCTCCTTGTTCCTGGCACCTGCTGATCTGGGAattatatttctaatttttttttttttttttcctttcctattgaGCATTGACCCATTATGCAAACTCAGCCTGCTTCTTCTTGGCTGATGGTGTTAGCTGCTGTTGATATCTCTGTTAGAAACTAATCTAGAACTTCCCTTCTCTGACCATTAGAAACTTCTCCCTGTAGAGGCATATATTATTTACAACCAGTCTATACACACCCTTACTTTTTTATATAGGCATTACTGAACATAGCTCTTCTCCCTCTTTGGAAATTGTCTCTTTCCATTTCCCCTTATCCTCTTTCCTCTACTCCCCTGCACATAGCCACACAGAGTGATGATATTTCCTCTTGGCCTTCATTATGCTAAGTTAAACAAACCAAACTGTGCTGCTCTCTCCTTTATAACGCAGGCTCACCCCTACTACGCTAGTAGCTTTTCATCGCGTTGTTCCAATAGGATTTCTCTTTTCTGGCAGTGGTGACCAGAATTGTACCCATTATTTCAGACAAGTTCTCACTCAGCTTTGTACTAAAGCATTAAGACTATCTTGAGGTACACAAGtcatttaatgcaggtgaaacgCTTATTCCATGGTGTGATGCATGCCTACTGAAACATACAGAGCGAGGACACAAAAGCTTAAACAGAAAAGCGCATCTTACAGTGCAAAGAAACAAGACAGTACCTTTGCCCACATCTTGGAGGGATGGTGCCTGGTCCCAGAAAGATGCAGCAAACAAGCTGCAGCCAGTGATCAGGGGAAATCACTCTCTCACTGTTTATATGCTTATGTCCGGAGTGGGGGAAGGAATATTAGACCTTTTTTATTGCTCATCTTGTCCTGCCCATTTCCTCCTCTGCCTGgagatgttccttttttcttcactttcaacTTTCCTCTGACTAACTGTACTATAAACTGCTGGGACATATGTGATAGGACTTTGCCAGTCACATTCACGTTGTGTAAATTGATATATGTGATATTTTATTACCAGGTAGAAACTGATAAATTAATTCAAGTGTCTTACATTTGGTAGCATGGAGAAAAGAGGTCATCAGATTAATAGTGTTTTAACAGCATGAATTGCTGTGTGAGGCCATCATTTCTACTATCAGGTTTTCTGCATCTCAGGCAAGGATGTCTTCTCCGAGGAAGGAGGCACTTGTCCCACCACGAGTTTAGGGATTTCGCTTCTGTGGGAATCTCGGACTACTACAAGACAGTGAGTGAGAAATCCCTGCCCGTCCCATCAGGAAGGGAGCAGACCCCAGAGGAGCATAACTAGAGGCCACTGAATGATTCTGAAGTGAAAAGGTAATGTATGTCTGAAATTCGGGAACCTCCTGGATTAGGGAACAAAGTATCAAGTCTTTTCAGAATTGCAGTCTTGCACTTCCATGCTTAAGTGCTGCCTAAAACTTTAGGAACCTCAGTCCTTTACTCACCCTTGcctcaaataattttataaacCCTTATCCAACTCCTGAGTGCTTCCAGATAGAGACCAGCATGGGTCTACAGGTGAAGTTAAACATTGATTTGAGCGGCTACTGAAAGGTCCTGTTTCAGGTTGtgtcctctccctgctcctgtccctggaCACAGTCCTCCTTCTCCTCGCACCAGCGCTGATGCTGAGCAGACCCCTTTCTGAGCTGGTGCAGCCTGTCTCCACAGGCAGCTTAGGGATTCTCAGCTGTCGGGCAAAACTGAGTTTCATTGCCTCAGGAATGCAAAATTAAATCTAGCAGCACAAACAGGGAGAGAGAAATAGGGCTAGTAGTGTTCTGTGAGATTTTAGGAGGGCACAGACGGGTAAAAAGAATTGGGAGGGGATCAGCTGTTCCCCAGCAAGCTCTAACCCAGACATTTGCCTATTTTGCCTGTGCCTTGAGCCACTGCTCATGGACATCATCTTCAGGTGTCTAACTTGATTCTGAAAAATTGCACTGGGTAAGAGAGTGCCTTAAATGATAGAAGCAGTAGTGTGTCTATTCATGGATGTAGCCAAAGAGCCTGAGGCCCAGGACTCCTAAAACCCAACCCTACAAACACATACATACTTCTTATGGGCTAACCTGCATTATGTGCAGGCTCCATGTAAAACCTCTTCCTGTCTTTCTCTTAAATATAAGCAGCTGTTCAGCATGGCTACTAAACCTCTTCCCACATACATTTCTCTACGAGTATACTACAGCTTCCTCACTCACACATGTATAATCTGCATCTACATAAACCATCCCAGCAGCATTTCCTAGTTCCTGGGTGAGACGTGCGCTTTGGCCAAATCCTGACCCCATGGGGAGACAGAACTGGAATGTGCTTCAGTGCTTCTTCCTTGCCCCCTCATTTCCACACTAAGGAAAACCTCAGAAGTAGCCTGGATGTACTGAAGAATTACCTTTAGTGCTGGTAAAATCCAGCCCATCTAATGGGATGGCTCATATTGACAAGGCTGGCAGCAGTTAGAAAGGTTGATAGAAGTTCATGCTATTAGGCTGAAACAGGGAAAGATTTTGTTAAATTTCACTTTCATTATGTCAGTTCATTCTTCCCTccagaaaaaatggaagaaaatgtctaaatcacagaatcacagagtggctgaggttggaaAGGTCTtttggagatcatctggtccaacctgcctgctcTAGCAGCGCGgcccagagcaggttgcccagcactgtgtccagctaggttttgaatatctccaaggatggagactccacagcctctctgggcaacttgtgacAGTGTTGGACCACcaaaaaattacatattaaatAAAAGATACTCAAACCCTAAAGTCAGTCCTCTTTCAATCATCTTTTTCCTTTACCTTTGGGATATCACTTATAATCCCCTGcagtttctcatttcttcctcctcctcaagtGAGATTGAAGTGAAATTTGCACATCCTTGACCCCTCTGTGCTTCTGGATGGCACAAAAGAGACACAACAGCCCCACAGCCAGTTAAGGGGAATTTTCGTAGCATAAGGAAGCATTGTGGGACCCTTTTCATTTCCCCTGACAGCTCCAATGGCTGGAACAGCGAATACAGCTGAACAGCTGAAAAGTATGAGAAAACTATGCAGTAACACAACTCCTGATTAATCTAATTTATTGCTCTAATGACTGCTCTAATACAGGTAGCGTTATACTGGAAAGCCCACAATCAGAATGGGGCAAAAATGGCCCGTAACCCTTTTCATCTCTAGCAGGCATAGTGTAGCATCAGTGTGTAGGACTGCATCGTCAGCCTGCGTCACACCTCAAAACAAGGTCTATACAAGAGCTTGCAGCTTACGTCTTATTTCCCCCCAAACACTTTGAAACACCTGTTACAGGAAAGAAGCGCAGAGGTCCGGCTGCCTTTAATCCCATGTAGAGACTCCAAAGTGAATCCAGATGGGAACCAGGACTTTTGATGTGCCTTGCAACGTGATGTGCGGTCACACGCTGCTAGCTGATCTCAGATACACGGTCACTTCCTTCTGTAGCCGTGACTGCAGGACGGATGGTCCCATGCATTGCAATTGTAACGTCAGTACTATTTAAGGACTGAACTGAGATATTATGAGAAagtaaccttttttaaaaaagaatgaagTGAAACCGTAAATGcacaaaaataaattgcttgggagaccaatttttaaaatgt
Above is a genomic segment from Accipiter gentilis chromosome 13, bAccGen1.1, whole genome shotgun sequence containing:
- the ACOD1 gene encoding cis-aconitate decarboxylase isoform X1, coding for MGWILPALKTITGNFANVIHGLNANHLTDQVIQRSKRMILDTLGVGLLGTSTEVCHKVTQYSKIYSSDISSTIWGHLDFRLPPLYAAFVNGVAVHSMDFDDTWHPATHPSGAVLPAVIALSEAFPQKKKISGLDLLLAFNVGIEVQGRLLRFSSEARNIPKRFHPPTVVGTMGSAAACAKLLALDQLKCKNALAIAASYAGAPLANAATQTKPLHVGNAAKHGLEAACLASQGLQGNKQILDMESGIGAFYTDYNPQALPTLQSYPWLLDQQDVAIKRFPAHLGTHWVADAASSVRRKLVESSDNLLPLDKIEKVILKVPEVKYVNRPSPTSEHEARHSFQFVACSALLDGSMSVQSFTSENIHRPALRELLGKTQLEHPPDNKPSFESLYCEVHVTIQDGNPISDRCDTFYGHWRKPLKKEDLEKKFQSNASSVLPAEATEGILETVYNLENVEDCSVLSTFLSGQSARVLSEKLRFL
- the ACOD1 gene encoding cis-aconitate decarboxylase isoform X2, with the protein product MWAKTITGNFANVIHGLNANHLTDQVIQRSKRMILDTLGVGLLGTSTEVCHKVTQYSKIYSSDISSTIWGHLDFRLPPLYAAFVNGVAVHSMDFDDTWHPATHPSGAVLPAVIALSEAFPQKKKISGLDLLLAFNVGIEVQGRLLRFSSEARNIPKRFHPPTVVGTMGSAAACAKLLALDQLKCKNALAIAASYAGAPLANAATQTKPLHVGNAAKHGLEAACLASQGLQGNKQILDMESGIGAFYTDYNPQALPTLQSYPWLLDQQDVAIKRFPAHLGTHWVADAASSVRRKLVESSDNLLPLDKIEKVILKVPEVKYVNRPSPTSEHEARHSFQFVACSALLDGSMSVQSFTSENIHRPALRELLGKTQLEHPPDNKPSFESLYCEVHVTIQDGNPISDRCDTFYGHWRKPLKKEDLEKKFQSNASSVLPAEATEGILETVYNLENVEDCSVLSTFLSGQSARVLSEKLRFL